In the Haloferula helveola genome, one interval contains:
- a CDS encoding LPS-assembly protein LptD, whose translation MRLATFLLSSLLPVAAQDLLPDENEPAPIAPVAPVPLPTDADLLDAEELAPAKPESVALEFSGGADYKKDTETLTSRGAVSAVADTGMSLRANKGAYDGKNKLLKVDGNVKLKTETGVEIFADHGVLDDAKRTVTLTGNVSIYQGATLQRGERVVYLMDQKKIDASNLRTGVDPLLLEAGGFTVEERDGEQVFVGRDAGITTHDVEDPGFWVRADETTVYPDDRITFRNMKLYAGETPIFWLPYLSQPLDGDLGYHFTPGARSNWGVYLLNSYGIMLGESDSVSGEDAWLLSRWNFDLRSKRGIGAGVDLIDRRQDGNPNLTGFSLYYANDLDPTLSRTGLPRTDVNEDRWHARLQYRVPLPFEDGETWRVDTNLNALSDKYYLEDFDPRLFRTDPAPDNTIGLFRHSDTSLFGVLGRVRPNDFYRSDSRAEISFDQARRPIFGSPILHEGQTTLGIVQEEIGSDAQSTARALLALPAASPLIPTLYDRLPTYERQLVRLIRALPPGSPAIPSLTTQLLAPSYNRFHTYQEFSLPMKLGGWLNFTPEVGAGFSRYGAVSGPATSISRTHLYAGAEASVKFSRDFGDYRDRDWGLDGLLHVFQPYVRFSYVNTDDLDALFPVIDRENFTTRPRTLAPNRFTAIDSLRDWSIIRFGMRNRLITRRDGQSYEWLYLDTYMDGFFEDPELNRSFSNLYNDLNWNPLPWLGLRLETQFPIFDDGSGFSEVSARLRFMPNENVEFSIASRNLNNHPILVDSNRIDLRGYVRLNDKWGLGATQIWELDDGTLEVQQYTVHRDFNHWVASLGFTARDNRVDEEYGVVLAFTLKDFPSASLPLSLDAQ comes from the coding sequence ATGAGGCTCGCCACCTTCCTGCTTTCCTCCCTGCTCCCGGTCGCCGCCCAGGACCTTCTCCCCGACGAAAACGAGCCCGCTCCGATCGCCCCGGTGGCGCCGGTGCCGCTGCCGACCGATGCCGACCTGCTCGACGCCGAGGAACTCGCACCCGCCAAGCCCGAATCGGTCGCCCTCGAGTTCTCCGGCGGTGCCGATTACAAGAAGGACACCGAGACCCTGACCTCGCGCGGCGCGGTCAGCGCGGTCGCCGACACGGGCATGAGCCTGCGCGCCAACAAGGGCGCCTACGACGGCAAGAACAAGCTGCTCAAGGTTGACGGCAACGTGAAGCTGAAGACCGAGACCGGAGTCGAGATCTTCGCCGATCACGGGGTGCTCGACGACGCCAAGCGCACCGTCACGCTCACCGGCAACGTCAGCATTTACCAAGGTGCCACGCTCCAGCGCGGCGAGCGGGTCGTCTACCTGATGGACCAGAAGAAGATCGACGCCTCGAATCTCCGGACCGGCGTCGATCCGCTGCTGCTCGAAGCCGGCGGCTTCACGGTCGAGGAACGCGACGGTGAGCAGGTCTTCGTCGGCCGCGACGCCGGCATCACGACGCACGATGTCGAGGACCCCGGCTTCTGGGTCCGGGCCGACGAGACGACCGTCTACCCCGACGACCGGATCACCTTCCGCAACATGAAGCTGTATGCCGGAGAGACGCCGATCTTCTGGCTGCCCTACCTGTCGCAACCGCTCGACGGCGACCTCGGCTACCATTTCACCCCCGGTGCCCGTTCGAACTGGGGCGTCTACCTGCTCAACAGCTACGGCATCATGCTGGGCGAAAGTGACAGCGTCAGCGGCGAAGACGCATGGCTGCTCTCGCGGTGGAACTTCGACCTTCGCTCGAAGCGCGGCATCGGCGCCGGCGTCGACCTGATCGACCGCCGCCAGGACGGCAATCCGAACCTCACCGGATTCTCACTATACTACGCCAACGATCTCGACCCGACCCTCAGCCGCACCGGCCTGCCACGGACCGACGTCAACGAGGACCGCTGGCACGCCCGGCTGCAGTACCGCGTGCCGCTGCCTTTCGAGGATGGCGAAACGTGGCGCGTCGACACCAACCTCAACGCGCTCAGCGACAAATACTACCTCGAGGACTTCGACCCGCGCCTGTTCCGCACCGACCCGGCGCCGGATAACACGATCGGCTTGTTCCGCCACAGCGACACCTCGCTCTTCGGCGTCCTCGGCCGCGTCCGCCCGAACGACTTCTACCGCTCCGATTCGCGGGCCGAGATCTCCTTCGACCAGGCGCGGCGCCCGATCTTCGGCAGCCCGATCCTTCACGAAGGCCAGACGACCCTCGGCATCGTCCAGGAGGAAATCGGCAGCGACGCCCAATCGACCGCCCGCGCCCTCCTCGCACTGCCCGCGGCCAGCCCGCTGATCCCCACCCTTTACGACCGCCTTCCCACCTACGAACGCCAGCTCGTGCGCCTGATCCGCGCGCTGCCTCCCGGCAGCCCGGCGATTCCGTCACTGACCACCCAGCTACTGGCTCCGTCGTACAACCGCTTCCACACCTACCAAGAGTTCTCCTTGCCGATGAAGCTCGGCGGGTGGCTGAACTTCACCCCGGAAGTCGGCGCCGGCTTCAGCCGCTACGGCGCTGTCAGCGGACCCGCGACCTCGATCAGCCGCACGCACCTCTACGCCGGCGCCGAAGCGTCGGTGAAATTCAGCCGCGACTTCGGCGACTACCGCGACCGCGACTGGGGTCTCGACGGACTGCTCCACGTCTTCCAGCCCTACGTCCGCTTTTCCTACGTCAACACCGACGACCTCGACGCCCTGTTCCCGGTCATCGACCGCGAGAACTTCACCACCCGGCCGCGGACGCTGGCACCGAACCGCTTCACCGCGATCGATTCGCTGCGCGACTGGTCGATCATCCGCTTCGGCATGCGCAACCGACTGATCACGCGTCGCGACGGCCAGAGCTACGAGTGGCTGTATCTCGACACCTACATGGACGGATTCTTCGAGGACCCCGAGCTGAACCGCAGCTTCTCGAACCTCTACAACGACCTCAACTGGAACCCGCTGCCGTGGCTCGGCCTGCGCCTCGAAACCCAGTTCCCGATTTTCGATGACGGCTCCGGTTTCTCGGAAGTCAGCGCACGGCTCCGCTTCATGCCGAACGAGAACGTCGAGTTCTCGATCGCCAGCCGCAACCTCAACAACCACCCGATCCTCGTCGACTCCAACCGCATCGATCTGCGCGGCTACGTCCGCCTCAACGACAAGTGGGGCCTTGGCGCCACGCAGATCTGGGAGCTCGACGACGGCACGCTCGAAGTCCAACAGTACACCGTCCACCGCGACTTCAACCACTGGGTCGCCTCGCTCGGCTTCACCGCCCGCGACAACCGCGTGGATGAGGAATACGGCGTCGTGCTCGCCTTCACCCTCAAGGACTTCCCGTCCGCCTCCCTGCCCCTCAGCCTCGACGCCCAGTAA
- a CDS encoding TIGR01777 family oxidoreductase has product MADEKRTVGIVGASGFIGGEVARQASALGWRVVGFSRSPQEPGDGINEWRKWSEVPDLSGLRVVVNLAGEPVDQRWTESAKRRFHESRVGVTEILTRAMLTSPVPVLINGSAVGFYGDRGDEVLDESAAAGDGYLADLCREWESAADAAPDATRVVKLRTGVVLGSGGAAWKKMRTVFGFGLGGRFGDGRQWMPWIHVADLAGGIVHLLDADLDGSVNGSAPEPERNAEFTRKLASALNRPAFFHAPAWGLKLGLGDFASALLASQRAVPNALLRSGFRFRYPTLESALAELV; this is encoded by the coding sequence ATGGCAGACGAGAAGCGAACGGTCGGCATCGTCGGGGCGTCGGGGTTCATCGGCGGCGAGGTCGCGCGCCAGGCGTCGGCCCTCGGATGGCGAGTGGTCGGATTCAGCCGCAGTCCGCAGGAGCCGGGCGACGGCATCAATGAATGGAGGAAATGGTCGGAGGTCCCGGACCTCTCGGGCTTGCGGGTGGTGGTGAACCTAGCCGGCGAGCCGGTCGACCAGCGCTGGACGGAGTCGGCGAAGCGGCGATTCCACGAAAGCCGGGTCGGGGTGACCGAGATCCTGACCCGCGCCATGCTGACCTCGCCGGTGCCGGTTCTGATCAATGGCTCTGCCGTCGGCTTTTACGGTGATCGCGGCGACGAGGTGCTCGATGAGTCGGCCGCGGCCGGCGACGGCTACCTGGCCGACCTCTGCCGCGAGTGGGAGTCCGCTGCCGACGCGGCCCCGGACGCGACCCGCGTGGTCAAGCTGAGGACCGGAGTGGTGCTCGGCAGCGGTGGCGCGGCTTGGAAGAAGATGCGCACGGTTTTCGGCTTCGGGCTCGGCGGCCGGTTCGGTGACGGGCGGCAGTGGATGCCGTGGATCCACGTCGCCGATCTCGCGGGAGGGATCGTCCATCTGCTTGATGCGGATCTCGACGGGTCAGTCAATGGCTCCGCCCCCGAACCCGAGCGGAATGCCGAATTCACCCGCAAACTCGCCTCCGCCCTGAACCGCCCGGCGTTCTTCCATGCGCCCGCGTGGGGTCTGAAACTCGGACTGGGGGATTTCGCCAGCGCCTTGCTCGCCAGTCAGCGGGCCGTCCCGAATGCCCTGCTCCGCAGTGGCTTCCGGTTCCGCTACCCGACCCTCGAGTCGGCGTTGGCGGAGCTGGTTTGA
- a CDS encoding NAD(P)H-dependent oxidoreductase, whose product MSPSDLTTALQWRYATKAFDASKSIPTETWDALLQSLLLAPSSFGLQPWQFIVVEDANTRAQLREVSWGQSQVSDADKLVVFTTRTDVTPDDTKRWVTRLAEVQGQDPADLEGFGKVIDGFANNMTPEQRHAWNTRQTYIALGQFMTSAAVLGVDTCPLEGLDPKSYDRILGLEGTGYATSVGCAAGYRSPDDHSIERPKARFDISEVIRTV is encoded by the coding sequence ATGTCCCCATCCGATCTCACCACCGCCCTCCAGTGGCGCTACGCCACCAAAGCCTTCGACGCCTCGAAGTCGATCCCGACCGAAACGTGGGACGCACTGCTCCAGTCGCTGTTGCTCGCTCCGTCATCCTTCGGCCTGCAACCATGGCAGTTCATCGTCGTCGAGGACGCCAACACCCGCGCTCAACTGCGCGAAGTTTCGTGGGGACAATCGCAAGTCAGCGATGCCGACAAGCTGGTCGTATTCACCACCCGCACCGACGTCACCCCTGACGACACCAAACGCTGGGTGACGCGTCTCGCCGAAGTCCAGGGGCAAGACCCGGCCGACCTCGAGGGTTTCGGCAAAGTCATCGACGGCTTCGCCAACAACATGACCCCCGAACAACGTCACGCATGGAACACGCGACAGACGTACATCGCGCTCGGCCAGTTCATGACCTCCGCCGCCGTGCTCGGCGTTGACACCTGTCCGCTCGAGGGACTCGATCCGAAAAGCTATGACCGCATCCTCGGCCTCGAAGGCACCGGCTACGCCACCAGCGTCGGCTGCGCCGCGGGCTACCGGTCTCCAGACGATCACTCGATCGAGCGACCCAAGGCCCGCTTCGACATCAGCGAGGTCATCCGGACGGTCTGA